A genomic segment from Salvia splendens isolate huo1 chromosome 13, SspV2, whole genome shotgun sequence encodes:
- the LOC121762386 gene encoding uncharacterized protein LOC121762386 isoform X2: MIAIARKYFSSLFIKPNSFSCNSSIHPFSTWKLKRLIPVPEICDVLVNKHQFSPELASLASSRLPKFRDPQRADLALSFLKENSFTTTQLQKLVISNPRVLGFTIEGLKSRLKVFQDLGLSSDDIAKMISSNQAILNSSMANKIVPNLSMLKGLLGSNDDVARLLKRCSWFLLYDLEKTLMPNVEILKRCSIPMERILYFIYTRPRVFLAKADTMMKSVEKAIEFGFPHTTFAFIQAVAVFNCTSEGMWEAKLQILRDLGFSDNGIVAMYRKQPITFSASGNKLKKKIEFLLATGKYNIANIVTCPVTLGCSIENRLEPRLQILRLLESRNLIQKWPVLSEGK; the protein is encoded by the exons ATGATTGCAATTGCACGCAAATATTTCTCCTCTTTGTTTATTAAACCTAATTCATTTTCCTGCAACTCCTCAATCCACCCCTTTTCCACTTGGAAGCTCAAAAGACTAATCCCTGTCCCTGAAATCTGCGATGTTTTGGTCAATAAACACCAATTTTCTCCTGAATTGGCTTCACTCGCTTCATCGCGTTTACCTAAATTTAGAGATCCCCAAAGAGCTGATTTAGCGCTATCATTCCTCAAAGAGAACAGCTTTACGACTACTCAGCTGCAGAAGCTTGTCATATCTAATCCTCGGGTTCTAGGGTTTACTATTGAGGGTTTGAAATCCAGATTGAAAGTGTTCCAAGATTTGGGGCTTTCTTCCGATGACATTGCCAAGATGATTTCCAGTAATCAGGCGATTTTAAATTCAAGTATGGCGAACAAGATCGTTCCTAATTTGTCGATGCTAAAGGGCTTGCTGGGATCCAATGATGATGTGGCCAGACTATTGAAAAGATGCTCCTGGTTTTTGTTATATGATTTGGAGAAAACCTTAATGCCAAATGTTGAAATCTTGAAGAGGTGTAGCATTCCGATGGAGCGCATCCTTTACTTCATCTACACTCGTCCGAGAGTTTTCTTGGCTAAGGCTGACACCATGATGAAATCTGTAGAAAAGGCCATAGAATTTGGGTTCCCTCACACTACATTTGCTTTTATCCAAGCTGTTGCCGTTTTTAATTGTACAAGCGAAGGGATGTGGGAAGCCAAGTTGCAAATACTCCGTGATTTGGGGTTTTCTGATAATGGTATCGTCGCAATGTATAGGAAGCAGCCTATTACTTTTTCAGCATCTGGaaacaaattaaagaaaaaaatagagtttCTTCTTGCCACTGGGAAGTACAATATTGCCAATATTGTAACTTGTCCAGTAACACTTGGGTGCAGTATCGAGAACAGGCTTGAGCCGAGGTTGCAAATTTTGAGACTTTTGGAAAGCAGGAATCTGATTCAAAAGTGGCCAGTTCTTTCAG AAGGAAAATAA
- the LOC121762386 gene encoding uncharacterized protein LOC121762386 isoform X1: MIAIARKYFSSLFIKPNSFSCNSSIHPFSTWKLKRLIPVPEICDVLVNKHQFSPELASLASSRLPKFRDPQRADLALSFLKENSFTTTQLQKLVISNPRVLGFTIEGLKSRLKVFQDLGLSSDDIAKMISSNQAILNSSMANKIVPNLSMLKGLLGSNDDVARLLKRCSWFLLYDLEKTLMPNVEILKRCSIPMERILYFIYTRPRVFLAKADTMMKSVEKAIEFGFPHTTFAFIQAVAVFNCTSEGMWEAKLQILRDLGFSDNGIVAMYRKQPITFSASGNKLKKKIEFLLATGKYNIANIVTCPVTLGCSIENRLEPRLQILRLLESRNLIQKWPVLSGFN, encoded by the exons ATGATTGCAATTGCACGCAAATATTTCTCCTCTTTGTTTATTAAACCTAATTCATTTTCCTGCAACTCCTCAATCCACCCCTTTTCCACTTGGAAGCTCAAAAGACTAATCCCTGTCCCTGAAATCTGCGATGTTTTGGTCAATAAACACCAATTTTCTCCTGAATTGGCTTCACTCGCTTCATCGCGTTTACCTAAATTTAGAGATCCCCAAAGAGCTGATTTAGCGCTATCATTCCTCAAAGAGAACAGCTTTACGACTACTCAGCTGCAGAAGCTTGTCATATCTAATCCTCGGGTTCTAGGGTTTACTATTGAGGGTTTGAAATCCAGATTGAAAGTGTTCCAAGATTTGGGGCTTTCTTCCGATGACATTGCCAAGATGATTTCCAGTAATCAGGCGATTTTAAATTCAAGTATGGCGAACAAGATCGTTCCTAATTTGTCGATGCTAAAGGGCTTGCTGGGATCCAATGATGATGTGGCCAGACTATTGAAAAGATGCTCCTGGTTTTTGTTATATGATTTGGAGAAAACCTTAATGCCAAATGTTGAAATCTTGAAGAGGTGTAGCATTCCGATGGAGCGCATCCTTTACTTCATCTACACTCGTCCGAGAGTTTTCTTGGCTAAGGCTGACACCATGATGAAATCTGTAGAAAAGGCCATAGAATTTGGGTTCCCTCACACTACATTTGCTTTTATCCAAGCTGTTGCCGTTTTTAATTGTACAAGCGAAGGGATGTGGGAAGCCAAGTTGCAAATACTCCGTGATTTGGGGTTTTCTGATAATGGTATCGTCGCAATGTATAGGAAGCAGCCTATTACTTTTTCAGCATCTGGaaacaaattaaagaaaaaaatagagtttCTTCTTGCCACTGGGAAGTACAATATTGCCAATATTGTAACTTGTCCAGTAACACTTGGGTGCAGTATCGAGAACAGGCTTGAGCCGAGGTTGCAAATTTTGAGACTTTTGGAAAGCAGGAATCTGATTCAAAAGTGGCCAGTTCTTTCAG GTTTCAACTGA
- the LOC121762386 gene encoding uncharacterized protein LOC121762386 isoform X3, producing the protein MIAIARKYFSSLFIKPNSFSCNSSIHPFSTWKLKRLIPVPEICDVLVNKHQFSPELASLASSRLPKFRDPQRADLALSFLKENSFTTTQLQKLVISNPRVLGFTIEGLKSRLKVFQDLGLSSDDIAKMISSNQAILNSSMANKIVPNLSMLKGLLGSNDDVARLLKRCSWFLLYDLEKTLMPNVEILKRCSIPMERILYFIYTRPRVFLAKADTMMKSVEKAIEFGFPHTTFAFIQAVAVFNCTSEGMWEAKLQILRDLGFSDNGIVAMYRKQPITFSASGNKLKKKIEFLLATGKYNIANIVTCPVTLGCSIENRLEPRLQILRLLESRNLIQKWPVLSGK; encoded by the exons ATGATTGCAATTGCACGCAAATATTTCTCCTCTTTGTTTATTAAACCTAATTCATTTTCCTGCAACTCCTCAATCCACCCCTTTTCCACTTGGAAGCTCAAAAGACTAATCCCTGTCCCTGAAATCTGCGATGTTTTGGTCAATAAACACCAATTTTCTCCTGAATTGGCTTCACTCGCTTCATCGCGTTTACCTAAATTTAGAGATCCCCAAAGAGCTGATTTAGCGCTATCATTCCTCAAAGAGAACAGCTTTACGACTACTCAGCTGCAGAAGCTTGTCATATCTAATCCTCGGGTTCTAGGGTTTACTATTGAGGGTTTGAAATCCAGATTGAAAGTGTTCCAAGATTTGGGGCTTTCTTCCGATGACATTGCCAAGATGATTTCCAGTAATCAGGCGATTTTAAATTCAAGTATGGCGAACAAGATCGTTCCTAATTTGTCGATGCTAAAGGGCTTGCTGGGATCCAATGATGATGTGGCCAGACTATTGAAAAGATGCTCCTGGTTTTTGTTATATGATTTGGAGAAAACCTTAATGCCAAATGTTGAAATCTTGAAGAGGTGTAGCATTCCGATGGAGCGCATCCTTTACTTCATCTACACTCGTCCGAGAGTTTTCTTGGCTAAGGCTGACACCATGATGAAATCTGTAGAAAAGGCCATAGAATTTGGGTTCCCTCACACTACATTTGCTTTTATCCAAGCTGTTGCCGTTTTTAATTGTACAAGCGAAGGGATGTGGGAAGCCAAGTTGCAAATACTCCGTGATTTGGGGTTTTCTGATAATGGTATCGTCGCAATGTATAGGAAGCAGCCTATTACTTTTTCAGCATCTGGaaacaaattaaagaaaaaaatagagtttCTTCTTGCCACTGGGAAGTACAATATTGCCAATATTGTAACTTGTCCAGTAACACTTGGGTGCAGTATCGAGAACAGGCTTGAGCCGAGGTTGCAAATTTTGAGACTTTTGGAAAGCAGGAATCTGATTCAAAAGTGGCCAGTTCTTTCAG GAAAATAA
- the LOC121762191 gene encoding uncharacterized protein LOC121762191, translating to MAKRIVPNLLMLKGLLGSNEDVARLLRRCPWFIVSDLEKTLIPNVEILKRCSIPMEHIHHLVYTHPRGFLIKPDIMRKSVDKAIEIGIPLTLIAFIHAVGVFNHTSEEMWEVKLQTLRDLGFSDGGIVTMFRKHPIVFSVSGDKLKNKIELLLATGNIENRLEPRLQILRLLETRNLIEKWPVLSAVSIFTDVRFFDRFVRPYCDVIGEEHITKFVRVLIARVEFSNIGVACSDLISYHC from the exons ATGGCGAAGAGGATAGTTCCCAATTTATTGATGCTCAAGGGCTTGCTGGGATCCAATGAAGATGTGGCCAGACTTTTGAGACGATGCCCCTGGTTTATTGTATCCGATTTGGAGAAAACCTTAATTCCAAATGTGGAAATATTGAAGAGGTGTAGCATACCAATGGAGCACATCCATCACTTAGTCTACACTCACCCGAGAGGTTTCTTGATCAAGCCGGATATTATGAGGAAATCTGTAGACAAGGCAATAGAGATTGGGATTCCTCTGACTTTAATTGCTTTTATCCATGCTGTTGGTGTTTTTAATCATACGAGCGAAGAGATGTGGGAAGTCAAGTTGCAAACACTCCGTGATTTGGGGTTTTCTGATGGAGGTATAGTCACAATGTTTAGGAAGCACCCTATTGTGTTTTCAGTATCTGGAGACAAATTGAAGAACAAAATAGAGCTTCTTCTTGCCACTGGGAA TATCGAGAACAGGCTTGAGCCGAGGTTGCAGATCTTGAGACTTTTGGAAACTAGGAATCTGATCGAAAAGTGGCCAGTTCTTTCAGCAGTTTCTATCTTCACAGATGTTCGATTTTTTGACAGGTTTGTTAGGCCTTATTGTGATGTGATTGGCGAAGAGCACATCACGAAG TTTGTTCGTGTTCTGATAGCTCGTGTTGAGTTTAGCAACATCGGAGTTGCTTGTTCTGATCTGATTTCCTATCACTGTTag